In the genome of Paenibacillus pabuli, one region contains:
- a CDS encoding Stp1/IreP family PP2C-type Ser/Thr phosphatase, whose protein sequence is MIKTVHVSHIGRVRSVNEDSAWIRNLDTGYILGIVADGMGGHLAGDTASRLAVETLVQDLGTLEPGLSHASLSAALSDAILHANEVIFRTASSDDNYHNMGTTVVAALLNDTEGVIGHIGDSRAYKIANKQVIQLTEDHTLVNELFKNGQISKEDVSHHPRRNVLTRALGTDAEVKVDLDTVKLEEGEVLLLCSDGLSNLVSNEQIIQVAGNLELALEDRADRLLQLALLAGGDDNITVALFELQKEGSVTSETGCES, encoded by the coding sequence TTGATCAAAACAGTTCATGTGAGCCATATCGGACGGGTGCGTTCGGTGAATGAAGATTCAGCCTGGATTCGAAATCTCGATACAGGTTATATCCTGGGCATTGTTGCCGATGGTATGGGCGGACATCTTGCAGGAGATACAGCGAGCCGCCTGGCGGTAGAGACGTTGGTGCAGGATCTGGGTACGCTTGAGCCGGGTCTTTCACATGCGTCTTTGTCAGCCGCACTCAGCGATGCTATTTTGCATGCCAACGAAGTGATCTTCCGCACTGCATCTTCGGACGATAATTACCATAACATGGGAACCACCGTGGTTGCGGCATTATTGAATGATACGGAAGGTGTTATTGGTCACATTGGTGACAGCAGAGCATACAAAATTGCAAACAAACAAGTGATACAGTTGACCGAGGACCATACACTGGTGAATGAATTGTTCAAAAATGGTCAGATCAGCAAAGAAGATGTCTCTCATCATCCGCGTCGCAATGTGCTGACACGTGCACTTGGGACAGACGCTGAAGTGAAGGTGGATCTGGATACCGTTAAGCTGGAAGAAGGCGAAGTTCTTCTTTTGTGCAGTGACGGACTTAGTAATCTGGTCAGCAATGAGCAGATCATTCAGGTCGCAGGCAATCTGGAACTGGCCTTGGAAGATCGGGCGGATCGATTGCTTCAGCTGGCTTTGCTTGCTGGAGGAGATGACAATATCACGGTGGCATTATTCGAACTGCAAAAGGAAGGTTCCGTGACATCGGAAACGGGGTGTGAGTCATGA